The following proteins are co-located in the Candidatus Phytoplasma asteris genome:
- a CDS encoding phosphatase PAP2 family protein — MEKQTLQRNNLEKKETNSKNKYLKKYILWFLFIVLIQHITWFGSLYIIEKNKNGFFKTIILIKEYGNEETNNYWVKILNLNINGSSGFPSWEFSKYFIYIYIISCWWWFLIAPYLIYKHLDKKIIFQLFISYFIILAISFILFFVFPVQMLDKFLFKEKKSFVDFLIQNLYKYDYLHLNNLPSFHVSLSWLCYIGFRQKNKKKIPKILNYGQLFYAILVFISTFVLKQHYIMDGIIAIILVETTFFLVGKKMNNIKKEYQLR; from the coding sequence ATGGAAAAACAAACTTTACAAAGAAACAATTTAGAAAAAAAAGAAACAAATAGTAAAAATAAATATCTTAAAAAATATATATTATGGTTTTTATTTATTGTTTTAATTCAACACATAACTTGGTTTGGTTCTTTATATATAATTGAAAAGAATAAAAATGGTTTTTTTAAAACAATTATTCTAATTAAAGAATATGGTAATGAAGAAACTAATAATTATTGGGTAAAAATATTAAATTTAAATATTAATGGAAGCAGTGGATTCCCTAGTTGGGAATTTTCTAAATATTTTATTTATATTTATATCATAAGCTGCTGGTGGTGGTTTTTAATTGCTCCTTATTTGATATATAAACATTTAGATAAAAAAATAATATTTCAATTATTCATTTCTTATTTTATAATTTTAGCTATTAGTTTTATTTTATTTTTTGTTTTCCCAGTTCAAATGTTGGATAAGTTTTTATTTAAGGAAAAAAAAAGTTTTGTAGATTTTTTAATTCAAAATTTATATAAATATGATTATCTTCATCTTAATAATTTACCAAGTTTTCATGTTAGTTTAAGTTGGTTATGTTATATTGGTTTTCGCCAAAAAAATAAAAAGAAAATCCCTAAAATATTAAATTATGGACAATTATTTTATGCTATTTTAGTTTTTATTTCTACTTTTGTTTTAAAACAACATTATATAATGGATGGAATAATTGCAATTATTTTAGTAGAAACTACTTTCTTTTTAGTTGGTAAAAAAATGAATAATATTAAAAAAGAATATCAATTAAGATAA
- a CDS encoding bifunctional folylpolyglutamate synthase/dihydrofolate synthase, with the protein MITEITNIKEAILWIEKRENLGMRLGLLRVLALLKLLHHPEKKLAMIHIAGTNGKGSTVNYLSSLLQQSCSKVGTFISPHIQNYKERIKINGETISCNDLIIWVRKIKKLVDQASPNSALFSITPFEIITAIAFDYFYHKKVDVCVIEVGLGGLLDSTNVIYPILTGITTIGKDHEHILGKTLKEIAFQKAGIIKPKIPLVTGNISPKALLVIEQQAIKNKTPIYKFKKDYNITYLGMQTWQECFNFKTKQITIKAIKTPLIGKYQPENAAMAIKLYYLFCQLKKFPFLEQNVFTGISKTQIPARMQKLNSNPLIILDGAHNVHAIRKLVQTTIKQFSNYRISILFSALENKNVVSMLCQLLKIPKAHIYLTTFNHPNSIELVQKYLFIAPQRITKVFDWQDKLKDFLQQNQTQNCKDLLLIIGSLYFASEVIHFFDI; encoded by the coding sequence ATGATTACTGAAATAACTAACATAAAAGAAGCTATTTTGTGGATTGAAAAAAGAGAAAATTTAGGCATGCGTTTAGGACTTTTGCGTGTTTTGGCTTTGTTAAAATTATTACATCATCCTGAAAAAAAATTAGCTATGATTCATATTGCAGGTACTAACGGCAAAGGTTCAACTGTTAATTATTTAAGTTCTTTATTGCAACAAAGTTGTTCCAAAGTAGGAACTTTTATTTCTCCTCATATTCAAAATTACAAAGAAAGAATTAAAATTAATGGCGAGACTATTTCTTGTAATGATTTAATAATTTGGGTTCGTAAAATTAAAAAGTTAGTAGACCAAGCAAGTCCCAATTCTGCTTTATTTAGCATTACTCCGTTTGAAATTATCACCGCTATTGCTTTTGATTATTTTTATCATAAAAAAGTTGATGTTTGTGTAATTGAAGTAGGTTTGGGAGGTCTTTTAGACAGTACTAATGTTATTTATCCCATCCTAACTGGAATTACTACCATTGGCAAAGATCACGAACATATTTTAGGAAAAACTCTTAAAGAAATTGCTTTTCAAAAAGCAGGAATTATTAAACCCAAAATTCCCTTAGTTACAGGAAATATTTCTCCAAAAGCTTTGTTAGTTATTGAACAACAAGCCATCAAAAACAAAACTCCCATTTATAAATTCAAAAAAGATTACAACATAACTTATTTAGGAATGCAAACTTGGCAAGAATGTTTTAATTTTAAAACAAAACAAATCACAATAAAAGCCATCAAAACTCCTTTAATAGGAAAATATCAACCTGAAAATGCTGCAATGGCAATCAAACTTTATTATTTATTTTGTCAGCTGAAAAAATTTCCTTTCTTAGAACAAAATGTTTTTACAGGCATTAGCAAAACTCAAATTCCAGCCAGAATGCAAAAACTAAATTCAAATCCTTTAATTATTTTAGATGGTGCTCACAATGTGCATGCCATAAGAAAATTAGTCCAAACAACAATCAAACAATTTAGTAACTACCGCATTTCTATTTTATTTTCTGCTTTGGAAAACAAAAATGTAGTTTCTATGTTGTGCCAATTATTAAAAATTCCCAAAGCCCACATTTATTTAACAACTTTTAATCATCCAAATAGTATTGAATTAGTACAAAAATATTTGTTTATTGCTCCACAAAGAATTACAAAAGTTTTTGATTGGCAAGACAAATTGAAGGATTTTTTACAACAAAACCAAACTCAAAATTGTAAAGATTTATTGTTAATTATAGGCTCTCTATATTTTGCCTCAGAAGTAATTCATTTTTTTGATATTTAA
- a CDS encoding glycosyltransferase, with product MKIGFFTDTYLPIIGGIPISVKSHKDSLEKLGHKVYIITPQGPKNYEEKDASIIRIKGIPIPFKGIEGHRVVLRFKKYLSLVKDLNLDIIHIHTEFPMGKLGIYASQKLNIPSVYTMNTMHEYFFNKSKNIGIKIFKLFFILANRKALKKFISKTHSTIVPTHKILTLLEKDYNIKGKYNVVPTGINLEQFYSQNHSLEEIQALKVKFNLVNDFVCLYVGRLSPEKDISYLISAFASFCQNHPQSKFVIVGDGPEKKALQKQVKQLQIENNVLFLGFVPYDNLVIYYQLGNCFLSASLFETQGLTFVEAMASSLVLLARHDQALDGLIDNGNNGFFYHQKEELINYLSLLYNDNKKTKTMSMNAKNSILNYDQTSFASKMIQIYKEAIKTNKENNNQNNNHN from the coding sequence ATGAAAATAGGTTTTTTTACTGATACATACTTACCAATTATTGGAGGTATTCCTATCTCTGTTAAATCTCATAAAGATAGTTTAGAAAAATTAGGACATAAAGTTTATATAATTACTCCTCAAGGACCTAAGAATTATGAAGAAAAAGATGCTTCAATAATAAGAATTAAAGGAATACCAATACCTTTTAAAGGTATTGAAGGTCATCGTGTCGTATTGAGGTTCAAAAAATATTTATCTCTTGTAAAAGATCTTAATTTAGATATTATCCATATTCATACTGAATTTCCTATGGGTAAATTAGGTATTTATGCTTCTCAAAAATTAAATATACCATCCGTTTATACTATGAACACCATGCACGAATATTTTTTTAATAAAAGCAAAAATATTGGAATAAAAATATTTAAATTATTTTTTATATTAGCTAATAGAAAAGCTTTAAAAAAATTTATTTCCAAAACACATTCTACAATTGTTCCTACTCATAAAATTTTAACTTTATTAGAAAAAGATTACAATATCAAAGGAAAATATAATGTTGTTCCTACAGGAATCAATTTAGAACAATTTTATTCCCAAAACCACTCTTTAGAAGAAATTCAAGCTTTAAAAGTTAAATTTAATTTAGTAAATGATTTTGTTTGTCTTTATGTAGGTAGGTTGTCACCTGAAAAAGACATTTCTTATTTGATTAGTGCTTTTGCTTCTTTTTGTCAAAATCATCCTCAAAGTAAATTTGTGATTGTTGGCGATGGTCCTGAAAAAAAAGCTCTCCAAAAACAAGTAAAACAATTACAAATCGAAAATAATGTTTTGTTTTTGGGATTTGTTCCTTATGATAATTTAGTAATTTATTATCAATTGGGAAATTGTTTTTTGAGTGCTTCTTTATTTGAGACTCAAGGTTTAACTTTTGTAGAAGCGATGGCATCTTCTTTGGTTTTGTTAGCTAGACACGATCAAGCATTAGATGGTTTAATTGATAATGGAAATAATGGTTTTTTTTATCATCAAAAAGAAGAATTAATCAATTATTTAAGTCTTTTATACAATGATAATAAAAAAACTAAAACAATGTCTATGAATGCCAAAAACTCAATACTTAATTATGATCAAACAAGTTTTGCTTCTAAAATGATCCAAATTTATAAAGAAGCGATAAAAACTAATAAAGAAAACAATAACCAAAACAATAACCATAATTAA